The following are encoded together in the Calditerricola satsumensis genome:
- a CDS encoding MBL fold metallo-hydrolase translates to MKWIVLGWQSPHPGPFGATPGYLVQTASGNLLIDCGSGVVSRLLARVSLADVTAVILSHYHADHVSDLGVLQYAAMMAVQRGERATPLTVYAPRQPEADFARAAYKTYVQAVPIDEDAPLHLAGVTVRFHRTAHPVPCYAVRLDDGERALAYTADTGPDTDWGAFLHDVDLLVAEATYRTADAPAGARGHLTAAEAGALARRYGARRLLLTHLYPGYDADDLVREAQESFAGPVLCARDGLEVSL, encoded by the coding sequence ATGAAGTGGATCGTGCTTGGGTGGCAGTCTCCCCATCCTGGTCCCTTTGGCGCAACGCCGGGGTACCTCGTGCAAACGGCTAGCGGGAACCTCCTCATTGACTGCGGCAGCGGGGTGGTGAGCCGGCTGCTTGCCCGCGTCTCCCTGGCCGATGTGACGGCCGTCATCCTCAGCCACTACCACGCCGACCACGTGAGCGACCTCGGTGTGCTGCAATACGCGGCGATGATGGCCGTGCAGCGCGGCGAGCGCGCGACCCCGCTCACGGTGTACGCCCCGCGCCAGCCGGAGGCCGATTTCGCCCGCGCCGCATACAAAACCTATGTCCAGGCCGTGCCGATTGACGAGGACGCGCCGCTTCACCTGGCCGGCGTGACGGTTCGCTTCCACCGCACGGCGCATCCCGTGCCGTGTTACGCCGTACGCCTCGACGACGGGGAACGCGCCCTCGCCTACACGGCGGACACCGGTCCGGATACGGATTGGGGGGCGTTCTTGCACGACGTCGACCTTCTCGTCGCCGAAGCCACGTACCGAACCGCAGACGCGCCCGCGGGTGCGCGGGGGCACCTGACGGCGGCCGAAGCCGGGGCGCTGGCCCGCCGGTACGGCGCGCGCCGGCTGCTCTTGACCCACCTGTATCCGGGTTACGACGCGGACGACCTCGTGCGGGAAGCACAGGAATCCTTTGCCGGTCCCGTGCTGTGCGCCCGTGACGGTCTGGAAGTGTCTCTGTAG